A stretch of Cicer arietinum cultivar CDC Frontier isolate Library 1 chromosome 5, Cicar.CDCFrontier_v2.0, whole genome shotgun sequence DNA encodes these proteins:
- the LOC101491886 gene encoding mitotic spindle checkpoint protein MAD2 — MASRTGSKDIITLRGSAAIVSEFFGYAANSILYNRGVYPEESFVKVKKYGLPMLLTEDEGVKSFIANLTAQLSEWLEAGKLQRIVLVIMSKSTGEVLERWNFSIETDSEVVEKSVSREKSDKEIMREIQAIMRQVASSITYLPCLDEPCVFDVLAYTDTDVAVPFTWIESDPKLIANPQMVKLHSFDTKIHKVDTLVSYKNDEWDEQ; from the exons ATGGCCTCAAGAACAGGTTCCAAAGACATAATCACTCTTCGTGGTTCTGCAGCAATCGTTAGCGAGTTTTTCG GATATGCTGCCAACAG CATACTTTACAACCGTGGAGTTTATCCAGAAGAAAGCTTTGTGAAGGTGAAGAAATATGGACTTCCTATGTTGCTTACTGAAGATGAGGGTGTTAAATCTTTTATAGCCAATTTAACTGCTCAGCTCTCTG AATGGCTCGAAGCTGGCAAGTTGCAGAGGATTGTCCTTGTTATAATGAGCAAGTCTACTGGTGAGGTTCTTGAAAGGTGGAACTTCAGCATTGAGACTGatagtgaagttgttgagaAAAG TGTGTCGAGGGAGAAGAGTGACAAGGAAATCATGAGAGAGATACAGGCCATTATGAGGCAGGTTGCTTCGAGTATCACCTATTTGCCATGCCTGGATGAACCTT GTGTTTTTGATGTATTAGCATATACCGACACAGACGTGGCAGTTCCATTCACTTGGATTGAGAGTGATCCAAAGCTGATTGCGAATCCGCAAATGGTGAAATTGCATTCCTTCGATACTAAG ATTCACAAGGTGGACACACTTGTATCATACAAGAATGACGAATGGGATGAGCAGTAG
- the LOC101492561 gene encoding uncharacterized protein translates to MDSGMSWADQWDNNPDPFPTSEKDKKKGKDESKASKIGKNMLTFKWVKELRKKTQK, encoded by the coding sequence atggattccgGCATGTCATGGGCTGATCAATGGGACAACAACCCAGACCCTTTTCCAACATCAGAGAAAGACAAGAAAAAGGGCAAGGATGAATCAAAGGCAAGCAAAATTGGGAAGAATATGCTGACTTTCAAATGGGTGAAAGAACTACGCAAGAAAACTcaaaaatga
- the LOC101492223 gene encoding trihelix transcription factor GT-4: MYLSSEKPRPIDFYKEEARDMMMEVVTSSDLPPPPPPHHHQPQPQMILNAESSGEDPEMEIKAPKKRAETWVQDETRSLIGLRREMDSLFNTSKSNKHLWEQISAKMREKGFDRSPTMCTDKWRNLLKEFKKAKHQDRGGSGSAKMSCYKEIDEILRERNKCTQQYKSPTPTSKVESYMQFSDKGIDDANISFGPVEASGRPTLNLERGLDHDGHPLAIAADAVAASGVPPWNWRETPGNGGESQSCCGRVISVKWGDYTRRIGIDGTPEAIKEAIRAAFRLRTKRAFWLEDEEQIIRSIDREMPIGNYTLHLDEGMAIKVCLYDESDHIPVHTEDKIFYTEDDYRDFLARRAWTCLREFDGYRNIDNMDDLRPGAIYRGVS, from the exons ATGTATCTATCATCCGAAAAGCCTCGTCCAATCGATTTCTACAAAGAAGAAGCAAGAGACATGATGATGGAAGTAGTAACCAGCAGCGATCTTCCACCGCCGCCGCCACCACACCACCACCAACCACAACCGCAAATGATTCTAAACGCCGAGAGCAGCGGGGAAGATCCTGAGATGGAGATCAAAGCACCGAAGAAACGAGCAGAGACTTGGGTACAAGATGAGACACGAAGCCTCATTGGTCTACGACGCGAGATGGATTCGCTTTTCAACACTTCGAAGTCGAATAAACATCTCTGGGAACAGATTTCGGCGAAGATGAGGGAGAAGGGTTTCGATCGGTCTCCGACGATGTGTACTGATAAGTGGAGGAATCTTTTGAAAGAATTCAAGAAAGCAAAGCATCAAGATAGAGGAGGGAGTGGTTCTGCGAAGATGTCTTGTTATAAAGAGATTGATGAGATCTTAAGAGAGAGGAATAAATGTACGCAGCAGTATAAGAGTCCTACACCTACCTCCAAAGTTGAATCTTACATGCAGTTTTCTGATAAAG GTATTGATGATGCCAACATTTCTTTTGGGCCTGTTGAAG CTTCCGGAAGACCAACACTCAATCTCGAGAGAGGTTTGGATCATGATGGGCATCCTCTTGCCATTGCGGCAGATGCTGTTGCAGCAAGTGGAGTCCCTCCTTGGAATTGGAGAGAAACTCCCGGAAATG GTGGCGAAAGTCAGTCTTGTTGTGGAAGGGTTATATCAGTCAAATGGGGCGATTATACAAGACGGATAGGTATTGACGGGACTCCGGAAGCCATCAAGGAGGCAATTAGGGCTGCTTTTAGGTTGAGAACTAAACGTGCATTTTGGTTGGAGGACGAGGAACAGATTATCCGAAGTATTGATCGTGAGATGCCTATAGGAAATTACACTCTTCACCTTGATGAAG GAATGGCCATTAAAGTATGCCTATATGATGAGTCTGATCATATCCCTGTGCATACTGAAGATAAGATATTTTACACCGAAGATGATTACCGTGATTTTCTGGCACGCAGAGCTTGGACATGTCTTAGAGAATTTGACGGCTATAGAAATATTGACAATATGGATGATCTTCGACCTGGTGCCATATACCGGGGTGTGAGTTGA